The Arachis duranensis cultivar V14167 chromosome 9, aradu.V14167.gnm2.J7QH, whole genome shotgun sequence genomic sequence CTACttatattacatatatattgAATATTGAAGTCACTTTGCAGAACTTGCTTGCTTGAGATCTTACTGTGGATAAATTCACAACCCTGTGAAACCAAAACAATGTTAACTAATATTCTTCTGTTGGTTGTTTGGCCGGGGTTCAACATACCCAGATTGCTTGCATATTCAATCCTTGAAGTTAACTCTCTTTCATTATTTAGTGCCCTGTATTCCTTTAGTTTACTGGTTTCCCCTTTCTCTTATTCTTTGTTGTAGAAATAGAAATGCATTTTACATATCTATGTTTATTAAGGAGGATCAGTATATTAATCATATTCTCTTGCCTACTTTTCAGATATGAAGCTTGggttatttataattttctatCGTTGTGCCTTGCATGGGTTGGTGGTCCTGGGGCAGTGGTCCTAAGTTTAAGTGGTCGGATTCTAAAGCCATCATGGTTTCTTATGACTTGTTGCTTGCCTCCTCTACCACTGGACGGGTGGGTGATgtatatttttggatttaaatcTTTTTGGTCTCAAAATGTTGATTTATGTCTACTATGTATAATGGGAATCAGgagttttttctatttttgatgcTTATTAATCCACTAGTTCCTTTGAAATTGATCCCAAGAATTTTGcatggatttttatttttatttttgttatttatttatttatttaccaaACTTTTTGAGTAGTTCAGGTCATGTAATTGACATGATCGAAAGTTCATTTATTCGATACCAGAAAATGTAATTCTTGTCATCCTAGGGAAGCGATAATTCTGATGCATAATTGCAAACTTTGGATGTGGCATCATGATCATTATATCATAGTTGATAGTTCATAGTTGATGATCACATCTCCCTAATTAACTTCTGTTGCAGGCGTTTTATACGGAAATGCAAGCAAGGCTGTTTACAGTTTGTGATTTTGAAGCCCATTTTAGTTGTTCTTACACTCATACTTTACGAAAAGGGGAAATATAAGGATGGCAATTTCAGTCCAACTCAGTCGTACTTGTATCTTACAATCATATATACAATTTCATACACAGTGGCGCTGTATGCTCTTGCGTTGTTCTATGTGGCATGCAGGGATCTGCTTCAGCCATTCAACCCAGTACCAAAGTTTATCATAATAAAATCTGTTGTGTTCCTGACTTATTGGCAGGTTTTTCATACCTCCTTTTCAACTTTTTTCCTTCCCTGTTCTGTATGTTATCAGTTCTCTTTCATTGCATGTCACATGGTAAGATAGGTAGAACATGAAATGGCGAAATGGCGAAATGGCAGTTTTATTTGTGTATGTAGCAATAAGAAAGGATGTGAATGTTATGTAACAAAAAATACTAGCTAGGAATGAGGTTAAGATGATATTGGAATCTTGTATCTTCAAGAAAAAAGTACATTGATATTCCTCGGTTTCAGTGTTTGAACTTGACACCCCTCTATTTTGGAAAACACAACAGTAAACTTGTCTTTTTTGCACCAACCACCCTTGAAGTTAACAGTCGATTTGTCATGATGAAATTCATAGGATGTGCATGGCACATGATTactagtttaaaaatttaaccagAAAATGATGAGATACTCAGTATTCTTATTGGTCAAATTAGACGTGCACATAATTGTCAAATCTTACCCTGTTGAGAACCACATTTTCTGCCAAAGGATTTCAATATTGAAAACACAGGCATGCCCCCTTTCCCCAGATTTTGTGGTATTTTTCACTTTCTTGAATGCATTATAAAAATTGGAACCCACAAAAGAAGCAACTATGTTTGGcctttaaaaagaaaagaaaaagagctagaGCACGAAAGTCGAACGAAATAAATGGAACAGTATTGAACCTAGGTTTACCCTTTATTTTATTGAATGTACATGCTACAAAAGATTTATTTCACACTAAGAGACGATAAAACTTGTTCCACCACCACCTTGGACAGTGAATATGGAACTTGATCTTGTTGTCCACCTTCTGCACCCTGCTCTCGGGGTTCTTCTTGACTGCATGTAATCCAGCTTCTTCAAAGACAGTGTCAAGACACTTATGTTGTTCTTCACAATGCAGTGGTGGTGTCTCTTAAGCAACTCTTCTGGTCCTAAGATTCCAAGGCCTTGTGCAGTTGTTGCCCAGGATACCTTTGCCAAAGATAGAATCACTGAGCCCTGGTATCCACTTCAATGTCCTCTATGCTGCTTAAATATTGTCAATATAGACAATTTCCTTATGAATCAGGTGTTAGTTTCTGTTAGCGACAAGGCAGTTATTTAGGTACTAGGGTGTGTAAATTGAGGGGTGTTCGGTGTTATTACACTAAATATCGAGAAATTCagtgtaatttttttctaaacaaTTTTGAATTCCTCCAAATAATAgaaaaggagaataaaaattcCACCCCTTTGATTCCAAAACAGATTAATCTCTCTGTTAAATAGAGGCACTGCATATGGGCTGAAATCCAGTGTCTGAAAATGCAGGGTGCCAAGATTCTGTGTCAAAACTGCTGCTAATAAATATGGCGTTCATTGTGAAAATGCAGGGGGTTAAGGTTTTATGTCATCCGTGTATGTGTGTGAAGATGTTAGCATGCTTTAGTGCCATCATTTTCTGTGTTCTAAAGTAGAATTTGTGgatggtttattgtttatgaTCTTGTTTGGTACTTTTGCTTTGTTAGTATAGGTTTGAAATGGCTGACCTTTTACTCTCATATCTTAGGGTGTCTTAGTCTTTCTTGCTGCAAAGTCGGGATTCATCAAGGATGCAGATGAAGCTGCTCAACTTCAAAATATTATCATTTGTGTCGAGATGCTTCTTGCTGCTCTTGGGCACTTCTATGCATTCCCCTACAAAGAATATGCCGGTGCTAACATAGGTGCATCCCGTGGTTTGTCAGCTAGCCTCGCACATGCTTTGATGTTAAATGACTTCTACCATGACACGGTCCACCAGGTGAGTCCCACTTCTATGTCCTGCGGAATTGTGTTACATACATATATCACTTGTTCTCAAATGCGTAGAAGACTCGGTCCTCTCTACGATTATATGTAGTTTGGGACCCAAATCAATTAGGTCTCACATCCAGTTCAAAATCCATTTATATATCCCGCCCAGTGCAACCATGTTTCATACTGGTAGCATATTTGTATATGCAAGTTTAATGCCTATCTTATCTACCAATGTAGTTCTTGCTCCACGATTTCATCTAAAAGACTGCCTCCCCATTTGTTTTGTCTAATCACTACTGGTATTCTGATATTCAAAATTTCTGGCAGTTTGCACCAACGTATCATGATTACGTTCTCTATAACCATGATGGTGACGAGGGACCTAGGAAGTATCGATCCCGAACCTTTGTTCCAATTGGTCCAGAGATGGAAAGTGTTAGAAGAAACAAGCCCAACATTGCAAGCAAGTCTGATGATGCACGGCTCTCAGGTTTCTCGTCCGATAGCAACAGTCCCAAAGATTCTGGTCCCAATTCTGGTGCTTCACACTCTGGTGCCGCGAAATCTTCCTTGCTTGTTGATACGTCAAATTCTATATCTGTGCCATACGATTTTACGCTAATTGACTTGGATGGACCCAGTTACCCCTCAGCTAATAAATCTGGTAATAGGTGACCATGAGAAACATCCCCAACTAAAGTTATTGGAAAAATGTGTCGTCATTGCTATGGAAAGATTTAATGATGGGGACATCCAACAATGTTCTCTGTTCTAGGAGAGAATTATGGGCAAAAGTGTGGTTTGTTTGATCCCGGCAAAGCATTAAAGGCAAGATCCGGGGTTAAATGTTTGTATCAATGTTAGCTTATTATAAGCCTTATCGCTGCTTCCAAGCAAATCACTACTTGATAATTGGTCTCGTGTCTCCAATATGTGTATGGTGTGCAAATTGTAGATACAGAATTTGTGGGCATGCTTGATTGAAACGTGACGGATACTGAGCTAAATCAGTGAAGATGAACTTCTAATTGAATTTAACTAATTGGTTGATTGATTGATTCTTTGATCATATCCATCTTGAGAATAGCAATTCCTAGTGTCATTTCCATGATTCTTACCCCAGTATTCTGTTACTTAGTGCTTTTAGGATGTCCCTTGTCTCTGATTCCCGAATCCTGATCCATACATCAAGGATTCAAGCAAACTACTATTCTACGTACCTGCTGCCAGCTTGTTGTAATGTGGCACGTGATCCAATGATTTTTTTGTCTGCGGAGTCAACCATCAAACCCCCAAATTTAATAGGATGACCAAGTTTTGGTTTCTTCTCCAATCTTGCGGGCAAAGGCTCCAAGTAACGGATATTTTACTTATACAGTTAAGCCTACTACTTTTCTCATAATTTCATATCATACAAGTTGAATTTTATGTAGACCCATAagtaaaataatacataagtagtttttagtctctgaatttTTCGGTTTTGGCCggttaaactaaaaaaattctatattaGTTCCTGTTATAGTGTTATTAGTTCATGAATTTTTCAcatcattatttattatttaacctATTACATCAACATTATCAAAATACCGATGGCAATATACACTCTACCTGCGAGTACCCAATCCGACCTAACTCTAGTCGGATAGAGTTGCCAACCCGATCTGAAGTGGGTAAGGTAGGATGCGGGTCGGATAGGGTGCGGGTGAGTCTCAACCCTATCTGACCAACTCGCACTCTATATATGTctatgttatatacttatataaaaatatgttttaagtgGATATTGAATCAAAGATCTCTTACTAAATGCAAAAGATCCTTAACTACTAAAagaaaatcattaattgataatttaatatattttttttacataaaaattagttttattttaaattatcatcaattTATATAGAGAAATGCTATTTGTaaactaaaatcagccaccaatgtatttgtgtataaatatatgtgtggtttaatttattttcaatgtgcaTTTGTATTCtagtatgtattttatactggtggctAATTTTGGTGACTGATTTTGGTGTACATGTAGCATAACCCAATTAtataatattgtattttttataaccCGCGAGTATCTAAAAACAGATAGGATTAGAGTTGGTATATTCTCAACCcgcaaaaaaaataagattgaGTTCATATAAAAATCTTAACCCACGaataggattaggattagttttaaATTCTACTATATCCTATCTATTGTCACTCCTCGATCAAAACAAATTTACGGGAAATATTATaactcaaaaaagaaaaacttaaaaatgCAACTGTTATAATATAAAAGGAAGAATTTTATTCGGTAAATAGTTTTAGACGAATCAAGCAGAACTGACAccaccaataataataatagatatataTGGTTTTGACAAATATATACACTTTCACATCACCAAATGCTAATTTtacagttaaaaaaaaaaacggaacaaataactatatttatagtaaccaaaaaaaaaactatacttTATACATGGATGTACGGACTACGGACTgattagatttattttattttaattattagtattattattatagtgAAAAAGATACTTATCAAACATGAAACTTCTCCAAATGAAACTCTGGCTCGTTTTCCACGGTGATCGCTAATCAAAAGTTCTATTTTCAAACCTACTTCATGACCTGTAACAATTTACGTAGCAAAAGAAATATAAGGGGGGGAAATTTAGCGAACGTCAATTCGCCACCAACaccatcgtcatcatcatcccCCACCTGAAATTGTTACATATTTCaaattaacaaaacaaattaTTGTTGTATTCAACATGTAGCGATCGTCATCACCCAAATCCTTTTTCGCACATTTCTTTCTTTAGGCACCGTTTGCTGTTGTCACCTGCACAAAATAAACTATTGGTGGTGGTAGTTGTAGTCCTCTTTTGNNNNNNNNNNNNNNNNNNNNNNNNNNNNNNNNNNNNNNNNNNNNNNNNNNNNNNNNNNNNNNNNNNNNNNNNNNNNNNNNNNNNNNNNNNNNNNNNNNNNTGATATTTGTTCATTCTCACCTCAATTTTGTTACCGTCAATTGAATGGCCGACAACGTTTAGTTTACTCGCTTCTAGTATCCCATTTCTTACCTCTTTAAACATATTATGGGTAAAAATATTGGCTGCTTCCTTTTCGATGTCTTCGAAACATGTAGTTAAAACTGAACTTGAGAACAATGACTTAAAATCAGATAACAGTTCATTTGTTCGATATTGCCTCACTGCCTCGTTAAGATTATGCATCAAATCCAAAAGATAACATTTTTTATCGATATAGTCCTAATTCAACCAAAAAACGTGTCGTTCAAATATGCAGAAGCCCACATCCTTTTGATCTCGTATGTTTTTTTCACCCATTCATTTTCAGAAAGCTTGAATTTTGATACCAAGCGATGCCATTTATCTTCAAACTCATCCGGAAAAAAATTCCCGTACATAAGGTGCTTCAATCCATGAAGAAACTCAGAATTCTTGATAGCTTCACACGCATTGCGATGTAAATGCCACGCACAAAGTCGGTGCGTTGCATTTGGCATCACCTCTCTAATTGCTCCTCTCATTGCAAGATCACCATCTGTCACCACTGCTGTTGGATGTTTATTACCCATTATTTCAAGAAACATCTTCAAAACTAATACATATGTCTCATGCTTCTCATCTGCTAGCAAGCCACAACCAAATATGCATGTCTGCCCGTGATGGTTAGTTCCTGAGAAGACAACCAATGGCTTGTTATATTTATTCTTCTGGTATGTTGTGTCAAATGCTAGTACATCACTAAAACATTGATAATCGATTATGCTAGCTCCGTCAGCCCATACTAAATTTTCAAGTTTATTATCTTTCAGAGTAAATTTTCCTTGCAACAATGGATCCTCATCAGCCTTAGAAATCAAGTAACTCAATGCTGCATATGCATCACCATCTTTCACTTTAGCACGCTTTGATTTGTCGAAATGATTATACAAATCCTTCTTTGTAAAACCAATTTTTCCAGGTCCTCCCTTTTGCTTTAACATGAACCCCATTATATGGCAAGTTCTCACACCATAATCATGCAGACTGTTGGCTTGCGCTTTGTCGGCCTCGGTCATTACGCGATATGCGGGGACAAATTGTATATATTTAGGTGGGATGAGGTCATGATTGTGAGTCTCTTCAAATGCAGTGACTTTCCACTTCCTCAATTTCATATCATAGTGAAATCTAATTCTCGCTTGACACATTACACGTGTTATCGGCCTGTGGTCTCTTTTCCTATTCTCCATCTCCAGATACTTCTTTCTCCGTGTACCCTCTCTATTACAAACCATTTGTCTCATGTTAAGGTTGCCGTTGAAATCATAACCCTTTTCATCACACCTTGCAACAAAACCATGTACTTTGGCATAATTTTTGTAGAATTGAACACACTCCTCTACACTATCATGCTCAATACCCCAAATGTCATCCCTGGTCAACTCAGTTAACTTCTTCTCAACTTCACCAAATCCATCTCCACGATCGACCATTTTCATAGCTTCATCAATTGTACCCTTCTTTTGAGATATATTTATATCATTTTCTTCACTAGAACCACTATACTCAAAacttaaatcatcaaattcaacaGAACTCTCTGTTGAATTTTTGTGAACGCTCCCCATACTTGTGTTGTAAGTCTATTATTAacataaaatgtaaaaaaaatgtatGAGCACAATACTATTCAATTGCATCTAAGGAAATTTGAATAGTAAAAAAAACATTatcacaataaataataatacacaATCAatcaatgtaataaaaaaatagtaaacaaaTGTAGATATACATAAGAAAAATTTGTGATAAACGCActtatgtattaattaattttaagtttataAGTTTATGATGATAGTTTTAACCAATATTTAGTTTTCAAAGTTATAAAACAGCAGCTTAGATTTTTCAAAACTTTCCATTAAAAACTATATTCATAGTTGTAAGAACCGAATCAGTGATCAAACCGATCAAGCTACTGGTTCACAGGTTTATTGATTCAACCGATAAATCACTGGTTGAACTGGTAAAACCGGTCCcacgtaaataaaaaaataaaaaatagtcacagacttataaaatttaaaataatatcttcaCGAACATTTTAAGAACAACCAACATTCAAATTCTAAAGATAACTAATACAAAAATAGACATGAAATTAGTTAGTACTACTACAATAGTATCTTAATttgactaaataaaaataacaatccATAAAATTAGTCGTACTATTACAATTGAATTAATGTTCTCAAACAATATCCAAATCTCAAATCTAACACTCCTGAATTCACGATCATGGCATGTTCATCCAACTTATAGcaggtaataataataataataaaaataataataacaacaacaataataataataataataataatcctatCCTTGTGATATAGTTATTAGTTCATATATATGTTCACATTATTCAAAGTAGAGTCTTAAAAGCATTTCAAAATCACATTTGAGTTTTTGACTTTTGTGATCCCAGCAAAATAACAGGTACTATTAATAGGGAGAGTGGTGAGGGTGTGTAATGGGAGTTGTGCGGTTGTGTAATGGAGGATGAAGAAAGGAAGGCGGTGAAAGAGAGAGTCAAAGAGGTCAAAGAGAGTGCGTTGAAATTGTTGGCCAAAGGTGGGTCAAGTTATGAGGCACTTGATTCTCTTATGCTTCAACGCCGGAAGCAAATCACATGACAGATTTAATATTATGCATCTATCCAGAGTGTTTGCCTTAGCATCTTTAAAACACAGCAactatgtttaattttttttgaacgTTACAACCTTTTATATGACTATCGATTAAGTGTGTCTTTGGATTTATGTTGGGCAAATTGGAGTTTGAATAgaagtgattttgtaaaattaattttgggtaGAAGTGACTTTGTACTaacatgatttatgtttggtaatttttactaaaattgattttgataaaataaatattatttggataatattagttaaaattacttttagataaataattaattaattattaaaaaaattctctttaagtactcttaattttatttttattataattttagattctaattttttacaacttatatttttattattatttataattaattttttatttaatttatcatttctaattggaataataatacatattataaaaaatgaaaatagtaaataatgcacaaaaattagaataattgttttaatattctcagtatttatttagaaaaaattatggaaaaacCAATAATAACTAGCAACAAACCTAAACGTACGTTGAGTAAAGTAAACGCAGAAGTTATAATTTCTTACTTCTAGTGAACGAGCTTTTGGGATAATGTTGAAACGCACTTTTATCCTCTTCAACGTATTTTACAAACACACCCTAAGTCATCCCAGCAGAGTTTGAGACTATATATTACTCCGTCTCCAAACAACAAAATAAGAGTGCCTAAACAAATCATATAGAATAtagattaataaatttttttcttatattttgttgatttttttcctATTCTTATATTCTTGCACAAACACCAGAATTGAAGATTGCTATATAGTTTCTGGAGATGACTGTGTAGCAGTGAAGAGTGGCTGTGATGAATATGGCATAAAGTTTGGTATGCCAACAAAACaaccataaacactaataaTCAGAAAACAAACATCAATCTGCCATTAACCTATGTATGTTACACAGCCAAGAATCAGCAATTCAACATCATTAATCAGATTCATAAACAGATATAACATAAACATCATCAATCTGCCATTAACAACATAACATAAACAGATTTataatcaacaattcaacatCATTAATCAGTTACTCACTcgcttaattaaattaaaatccaCTTGAATAACAAAAAACACAGAGATAACGGGTTTCACACTTTCACTTCACCAACGCAGAGAAGTGAGGAGATACCAACCTGTTCGAGCACAGCGAAGCAGACTTTGGCGAAGGGAAGGAAGCAGTGACGGAGAGGAAGCACCGACAGAGCAAGGAGTTGCGATGAAGAAGACGACCTGCGAGGCTGCGAGCCAAAA encodes the following:
- the LOC107465062 gene encoding uncharacterized protein LOC107465062 — protein: MGHGGVPIYLYVIAFFCTCGAIALSLLHIYRHLLNYTEPTFQRYIVRIVFMVPVYALMSFLALVIPMGSIYFDSIREGYEAWVIYNFLSLCLAWVGGPGAVVLSLSGRILKPSWFLMTCCLPPLPLDGRFIRKCKQGCLQFVILKPILVVLTLILYEKGKYKDGNFSPTQSYLYLTIIYTISYTVALYALALFYVACRDLLQPFNPVPKFIIIKSVVFLTYWQGVLVFLAAKSGFIKDADEAAQLQNIIICVEMLLAALGHFYAFPYKEYAGANIGASRGLSASLAHALMLNDFYHDTVHQFAPTYHDYVLYNHDGDEGPRKYRSRTFVPIGPEMESVRRNKPNIASKSDDARLSGFSSDSNSPKDSGPNSGASHSGAAKSSLLVDTSNSISVPYDFTLIDLDGPSYPSANKSGNR